A stretch of Coccidioides posadasii str. Silveira chromosome 2, complete sequence DNA encodes these proteins:
- a CDS encoding uncharacterized protein (EggNog:ENOG410PH0F~COG:S~TransMembrane:2 (o475-493i555-580o)~BUSCO:1122at33183), whose translation MTSGVTGSHEPELSMPTHQNSVLPTEVSAPQPVADIYNGRGEEYRVPGGPPRQIRKKAPEKQDEIPQKPRVELDDFGLPIRKARPSPDSNSRPAIATTGKSTGSTDNLPLRSKTEDSLARQNLTRSVSAPVRDIDRSKKNPEPDTIIDTDQQTKEIADRTLKKSAVDTSEQSQPNQEPSEIEKLGGQSDTLAAAPAVSEWSHQRLTTKDESTDSEDDERWQAMPALGSFDVYDDYGRLVARGSKEEDEEAVYQGLGGAGKGYTRVQIDEDAQSATSLDEETKYLFPEPQNNALGIEDDIRDPMSQLQATKTLLTEGQRIAYVGVTRLIIFQMVKDLEGIQSTKSARKYLADAADATAKWGQQMMIRLYGHMEIDAAEQVMIEQLAEHGVQPADLVPPLMQNSRVKNPAADCSAAKDASDSASSKADRPASSVSGTSEALSTSTSPPPYSEHQNDDLPEVRTPSQLPSSKKLDIDLRWTVLCDLFLVLIADSTYDARSRCLLERVAETMDISWMQICRFEKRVVDALEMQEERNKETWDEAEHMEKRRKEALKRRYMIMGLATVGGGLVIGLSAGLLAPVIGAGLAAGFTTIGVSGTGAFLGGVGGTALITSGATLTGSTIGIRASNRRTGAVKTFEYRPLHNNKRLNLIVTAAGWMTGKVDDVRLPYSTVDPVMGDIYSILWEPEMLQSMGATINILATEALTQGLQQVLGSTILTALMASLQLPIVLTKLSYLIDNPWNVSLARANASGLILADSLIDRNLGNRPVTLLGFSLGSRLIFSCLKELANKRAYGIVQNVYLFGSPVVANKDEYLKARSVVSGRFVNGYASNDWILGYLFRATSGGIMRVAGLAPVEGIPGIENFDATKFVNGHMAYRAAMPRLLREVGWEVESDEFTEIEDPDPDSHQERQRELIREIQEARKQAEEKPDKKKFGFFKRGKLAEKKGWETYDVDQGDRSPTNSCDGNADPGGTVLFDIDAIRAELASEQIQVKQLESTLPPIRLHLNPPSPVASPSFHGQKKAPLLSTELEEAAIESHTASDSPSEPADARLQDFKPLPDLPSDGNPFNESWRQEEIQMTFDTAYHQTPSTTSPSLAESGNHELGPVSSNLTPLHSVTQSPTETHNDPPRLAHFDKSGLNHNAWATDDDDSSIKLSFA comes from the exons ATGACTTCCGGCGTCACGGGCAGCCATGAGCCGGAGCTGTCGATGCCGACACACCAAAATTCGGTGCTGCCTACTGAAGTAAGCGCCCCGCAACCCGTTGCAGATATATACAATGGTCGAGGTGAGGAGTACAGAGTTCCTGGGGGACCGCCACGCCAGATCCGAAAAAAGGCCCCGGAAAAACAGGACGAAATTCCCCAGAAACCCAGAGTCGAGTTGGATGATTTTGGACTACCTATTCGAAAAGCTAGACCTTCACCTGATAGCAATTCACGGCCAGCCATCGCGACTACCGGAAAGTCAACGGGAAGCACTGATAACCTGCCTCTACGGAGCAAAACTGAGGATAGCTTGGCGCGCCAGAATCTTACACGTTCTGTATCTGCACCAGTTCGTGATATAGATAGATCTAAGAAGAATCCAGAACCGGATACAATAATTGACACAGACCAGCAGACCAAAGAGATCGCCGATCGGACACTGAAAAAATCAGCCGTAGATACCTCCGAACAATCCCAGCCCAATCAGGAGCCTTCCGAGATAGAGAAACTCGGCGGCCAAAGTGACACACTTGCCGCCGCTCCGGCTGTATCTGAATGGTCACATCAGAGGCTCACAACGAAGGATGAATCCACTGATAGCGAAGATGACGAACGCTGGCAAGCTATGCCAGCGCTCGGTTCTTTTGATGTCTACGATGACTATGGTAGACTCGTGGCGCGTGGcagcaaagaagaagatgaagaagccGTATATCAAGGCCTAGGGGGCGCTGGGAAGGGGTATACCAGAGTTCAGATTGATGAGGATGCACAATCGGCTACCAGTTTAGATGAGGAGACGAAATACCTTTTTCCAGAGCCCCAAAACAATGCGCTGGGCATTGAGGATGATATTCGAGACCCCATGTCTCAGTTACAGGCAACGAAGACCTTACTCACCGAGGGACAGAGAATCGCTTACGTCGGTGTAACTCGCCTCATTATATTCCAGATGGTCAAGGACCTGGAGGGTATCCAATCCACAAAATCAGCTCGTAAATATCTAGCGGATGCCGCTGACGCCACAGCAAAATGGGGCCAGCAAATGATGATTCGACTCTATGGCCATATGGAGATCGACGCGGCAGAACAAGTAATGATTGAACAGCTGGCTGAGCATGGAGTTCAACCGGCGGACCTCGTTCCTCCCCTTATGCAAAACTCGCGAGTCAAGAATCCTGCTGCGGATTGTTCGGCTGCAAAGGATGCCTCTGATTCTGCGAGCTCCAAGGCGGATCGTCCTGCCAGTTCTGTTTCAGGGACTTCTGAAGCTCTCTCGACTAGTACCTCACCACCTCCCTATTCAGAACATCAAAATGATGACCTGCCTGAAGTGCGAACGCCTTCTCAACTACCATCATCTAAGAAGCTTGATATTGATCTCCGGTGGACGGTGCTGTGCGATCTTTTCTTGGTGCTCATCGCAGACTCAACATATGATGCCAGATCACGTTGTTTGCTTGAGCGGGTAGCAGAGACGATGGACATTTCCTGGATGCAAATATGCCGATTTGAGAAACGGGTTGTTGATGCTTTGGAAATGCaagaagagagaaacaaGGAAACATGGGATGAGGCTGAGCATATGGAAAAACGCAGGAAGGAAGCACTGAAGCGAAGATACATGATTATGGGGCTCGCGACCGTGGGTGGAGGCTTGGTCATTGGCCTGTCAGCCGGCTTACTGGCCCCTGTCATTGGGGCTGGACTGGCTGCGGGCTTCACGACCATCGGGGTATCCGGCACTGGTGCTTTCCTTGGTGGAGTGGGTGGTACTGCATTGATCACATCTGGTGCCACTCTTACGGGAAGTACAATTGGTATCAGGGCATCAAACAGACGGACTGGAGCCGTTAAAACCTTCGAGTATCGCCCATTGCATAATAACAAGAGGCTAAACCTGATTGTTACTGCCGCTGGATGGATGACTGGCAAGGTGGACGATGTTCGGTTGCCATATAGTACAGTTGACCCTGTTATGGGCGACATATACTCCATTTTATGGGAGCCCGAAATGCTTCAGAGCATGGGTGCTACTATCAACATCCTTGCGACAGAG GCTTTAACCCAGGGTCTTCAGCAAGTTCTCGGAAGTACAATCTTGACTGCGTTAATGGCTTCGTTACAGCTCCCAATTGTTCTCACAAAGCTCTCTTATTTGATTGACAATCCCTGGAACGTGTCACTTGCCCGGGCCAATGCCTCTGGCCTTATTTTGGCCGATTCGCTTATCGACCGAAATCTCGGAAACCGTCCGGTCACTCTTCTAGGTTTCTCGTTGGGATCAAGGTTGATTTTCTCTTGCTTGAAAGAGCTTGCAAATAAAAGAGCGTATGGCATAGTTCAAAACGTATATCTGTTTGGTTCCCCTGTTGTCGCAAACAAAGACGAGTACCTTAAAGCTCGAAGTGTTGTTTCAGGAAGGTTTGTGAATGGATACGCGTCTAATGATTGGATTTTGGGATACCTTTTCCGAGCCACGAGCGGCGGAATCATGCGTGTGGCAGGCCTGGCACCTGTTGAGGGTATACCTGGGATTGAGAATTTTGATGCCACCAAGTTTGTAAACGGCCATATGGCCTACCGAGCTGCCATGCCCCGACTTCTTCGAGAAGTTGGATGGGAGGTGGAAAGCGATGAATTCACCGAAATAGAAGATCCCGACCCTGATAGCCATCAGGAGAGACAGCGAGAGCTTATACGTGAGATCCAAGAAGCCCGGAAGCAGGCGGAAGAGAAGccagataagaagaaatTTGGCTTCTTCAAACGAGGGAAGCTTGCGGAGAAAAAGGGATGGGAGACTTACGATGTTGACCAGGGTGATCGCAGCCCTACCAATTCGTGTGACGGTAACGCTGATCCTGGAGGCACGGTCCTGTTTGATATCGATGCAATCCGAGCAGAACTAGCCAGTGAGCAAATTCAAGTGAAACAACTCGAGTCAACATTGCCGCCGATAAGGTTGCATCTCAATCCACCATCTCCCGTTGCGTCTCCGAGCTTCCACGGACAGAAGAAAGCACCACTGCTGAGCACAGAACTGGAGGAAGCCGCAATTGAGTCTCACACAGCTTCCGACTCACCAAGCGAGCCAGCAGATGCAAGACTCCAAGATTTCAAACCCCTACCAGATTTACCTTCCGATGGAAACCCATTCAACGAGTCATGGCGCCAAGAAGAAATCCAAATGACATTCGACACCGCATACCACCAGACACCATCTACGACATCACCCTCTCTGGCAGAGTCAGGAAACCACGAACTGGGCCCCGTGTCATCGAATCTGACTCCTTTACATTCCGTGACTCAATCACCAACAGAGACGCACAACGACCCTCCTCGGCTGGCACATTTCGACAAGTCAGGCCTAAATCACAACGCCTGGGCTACTGATGATGATGACTCAAGCATCAAGCTCTCCTTTGCTTAG
- a CDS encoding uncharacterized protein (EggNog:ENOG410PMYI~COG:S) encodes MVKSYLSTMSDIGAETWIMHGTLLGWWWNQKIMPWDTDIDVQVSETTMYFLAQYYNMTEHHFNVPGTSAGRKFLLEINPNFVIRSPEDTLNVIDARWIDTSSGLFIDITCVRKDYDARKKGQKGALMTKDRHKYNEQDIFPLRDSYFEGVTAKIPYAYTTLLEREYGKDCLTKTFYNKHQFNETSKLWEPAPENPDPAKMMG; translated from the exons ATGGTAAAATCCTACCTTTCCACGATGAGTGATATCGGGGCAGAAACCTGGATAATGCACGGGACGCTGCTGGGATGGTGGTGGAATCAGAAA ATCATGCCATGGGACACAGATATCGACGTCCAGGTTTCCGAAACGACGATGTACTTTCTAGCGCAGTACTATAACATGACTGAACATCATTTCAACGTTCCTGGTACCTCAGCCGGTCGCAAGTTCCTTCTCGAGATCAACCCAAATTTCGTGATCCGATCGCCAGAAGATACGCTCAACGTGATTGATGCACGATGGATCGACACATCGTCCGGGCTGTTCATCGATATAACCTGTGTACGGAAGGATTATGACGCACGCAAAAAAGGCCAAAAGGGTGCCCTTATGACCAAGGACCGGCACAAGTACAAT GAGCAGGATATATTCCCGTTACGTGACAGTTACTTCGAGGGTGTCACTGCGAAAATTCCATACGCCTATACCACACTCCTGGAACGAGAATACGGAAAGGACTGTCTCACGAAGACTTTTTACAATAA GCACCAGTTTAATGAAACAAGCAAGTTATGGGAACCGGCCCC GGAAAACCCGGATCCTGCCAAAATGATGGGGTGA
- a CDS encoding uncharacterized protein (SECRETED:SignalP(1-20)): MKIFRIIIISAIAACPFAIGYEYPPHDCQSYGDDYGNCKGEKPSATPSHYDEYGYKMRKRGATSHKEHSYCDTYGCDGPMEPKTPKPTDCYGDCEDGYDYSPPPPPKKYGDCDDYDGYCDGPSKTSMKPEPPKPTDCYGDCEDGYDYSPPPPPKKYGDCDDYDGYCDGPSKTSMKPEPPKPTDCYGDCEDGYDYSPPPPPKKYGDCDDYDGYCDGPSKTSIKPEPPKPTDCYGDCEDGYDYSPPPPPKKYGDCDYDDGYCDGSPPPKETKNYGYHYARAHDKAASSGSTDRPASTPVHTPTQFEGAAGILQPRGISFVALAIAAAFYV; this comes from the exons ATGAAAATCTTTCGCATAATCATCATCTCAGCCATAGCAGCTTGTCCCTTTGCCATCGGCTACGAGTATCCGCCACATGATTGCCAATCTTACGGTGATGATTATGG AAATTGTAAAGGAGAGAAGCCTTCTGCCACGCCCAGTCATTATGATGAATATGGATATAAAATGAGGAAACGAGGTGCTACGAGCCACAAAGAGCACAGTTATTGCGATACCTATGG TTGTGACGGCCCAATGGAGCCAAAAACCCCTAAGCCAACAGATTGTTATGGTGACTGCGAGGATGGGTATGATTACTcccctccacctcctcccAAGAAGTATGGTGACTGTGATGATTATGATGG GTATTGTGATGGTCCCTCAAAAACCTCAATGAAGCCAGAACCCCCTAAGCCAACAGATTGTTATGGTGACTGCGAGGATGGGTATGATTACTcccctccacctcctcccAAGAAGTATGGTGACTGTGATGATTATGACGG GTATTGTGATGGTCCCTCAAAAACCTCAATGAAGCCAGAACCCCCTAAGCCAACAGATTGTTATGGTGACTGTGAGGATGGGTATGATTACTCCCCTCCACCACCTCCCAAGAAGTATGGTGACTGTGATGATTATGATGG GTATTGTGATGGCCCCTCAAAAACTTCAATAAAGCCAGAACCCCCTAAGCCAACAGATTGTTATGGTGACTGTGAGGATGGGTATGATTACTCCCCTCCACCACCTCCCAAGAAGTATGGTGACTGTGATTATGATGATGG GTATTGCGACGGTTCCCCTCCACCTAAGGAAACAAAGAATTATGGCTACCATTATGCCAGAGCCCATGACAAGGCAGCTTCCTCTGGCAGCACAGACCGGCCAGCTTCTACACCAGTTCATACGCCAACTCAGTTTGAGGGAGCTGCAGGAATCTTGCAGCCGCGGGGTATCTCTTTCGTCGCCCTTGCTATCGCAGCTGCATTCTATGTTTGA
- a CDS encoding uncharacterized protein (EggNog:ENOG410PFFP~COG:Q~TransMembrane:1 (o6-25i)~BUSCO:3683at33183): MGSIPIPHYDVLIVGAGFSGVYMLYQLRKMGMNCKVYEAEAALGGIWYWNAYPGIRVDSEVPVYEYSESEVWKDWTWTEKYPAGEEILKYFDHVGKVWDIKRDVDFNMRVIGAQFDMTEKVWKIETDDGRTTTCQFFIPATGFAAKRYVPPFKGIETFKGKVYHSSCWPHEGVQTKGKRVGIIGTGATGVQIAQECAKDAASLLVFQRTPNLALPMRQGKLTPEEQESRKPTYPEFYRNRLQTFGGMRYTFLEKHTADATAKEREAFFEQLWTNGGFQFWLGGYGDMLFGLEANRHAYDFWAKKTRERIKDPRKRDILAPLEPIHPFGTKRPSLEQNYYEIFNQPNVDVVDLRKHTIEEIRPDGILISDGSFYPLDIIVLATGYDSITGSMVSLGLRDVHGRPLEEKWKDGVLTYLGMCHHGYPNMFFLYGAHGPTAFSNGPSCIEIQAHWIVSMIRKVREEGLKYIEPKAEAEAEWKNKINTISNKSVLPLADSWYMGANIPGKKREQLNWAGGLPAYQAECMPALKSWESFVVA, translated from the exons ATGGGATCAATCCCAATTCCACATTACGATGTTCTCATTGTCGGAGCTGGGTTTTCCGGAGTGTACATGCTGTATCAACTCCGGAAAATGGGGATGAATTGCAAAGTCTATGAAGCCGAAGCCGCTCTCGGAGGAATTTGGTATTGGAATGCATATCCAG GAATCCGAGTGGACTCCGAAGTTCCAGTATATGAGTACTCGGAGTCGGAAGTGTGGAAAGATTGGACATGGACAGAGAAATATCCGGCAGGCGAGGAAATTCTGAAATATTTCGACCACGTTGGTAAGGTGTGGGATATTAAAAGGGATGTTGACTTCAACATGAGGGTGATAGGGGCCCAGTTTGATATGACGGAGAAGGTGTGGAAAATCGAAACCGATGACGGCCGAACAACAACATGCCAATTCTTTATTCCAGCGACGGGATTTGCTGCGAAACGCTATGTCCCTCCTTTCAAGGGGATTGAGACTTTCAAAGGAAAGGTCTATCATTCCTCCTGCTGGCCTCACGAGGGAGTGCAAACCAAGGGGAAGCGTGTGGGTATTATAGGGACGGGGGCCACAGGAGTACAGATTGCTCAGGAGTGTGCAAAGGACGCAGCCAGTCTGCTTGTGTTCCAGAGGACTCCAAACCTTGCTCTACCTATGCGCCAGGGAAAATTGACGcctgaagagcaagaaagTCGAAAGCCAACGTATCCTGAATTTTACCGAAACCGGCTTCAGACATTTGGCGGTATGAGGTACACCTTTTTGGAAAAGCACACGGCAGATGCGACTGCGAAAGAGCGCGAGGCATTCTTCGAACAGTTATGGACAAATGGCGGCTTTCAATTCTGGCTGGGCGGGTATGGTGACATGCTCTTCGGACTCGAGGCAAACCGCCATGCTTATGACTTTTGGGCCAAAAAGACCCGCGAGAGAATCAAGGACCCCAGGAAACGAGATATTCTTGCGCCGTTGGAACCCATCCATCCGTTTGGGACAAAGAGACCATCACTAGAGCAAAACTACTATGAGATCTTCAATCAGCCAAACGTAGATGTGGTCGACTTGAGGAAGCACACCATCGAGGAGATCAGGCCCGATGGGATCCTCATCAGTGACGGGTCGTTTTATCCTCTCGACATTATCGTGCTTGCAACGGGATATGATAGCATCACAGGAAGCATGGTGTCCCTGGGCCTGCGTGATGTTCATGGTAGGCCTCTGGAGGAAAAGTGGAAAGATGGCGTCCTCACATATCTTGGAATGTGTCACCATGGCTACCCGAACATGTTCTTTCTTTACGGAGCACATGGGCCGACAGCATTCTCCAACGGACCTTCATGCATAGAAATCCAGGCCCATTGGATTGTCAGCATGATTAGAAAAGTGCGGGAGGAGGGGTTGAAATATATTGAACCAAAGGCTGAGGCGGAGGCGGAGtggaaaaataaaatcaaCACAATATCAAACAAGAGCGTTCTGCCCCTGGCGGACTCTTGGTATATGGGTGCGAATATCCCGGGCAAGAAGCGTGAGCAGCTCAACTGGGCGGGAGGTTTGCCAGCATATCAAGCTGAGTGCATGCCTGCGCTGAAATCCTGGGAAAGCTTTGTCGTTGCGTGA